One window of Rasiella rasia genomic DNA carries:
- the purB gene encoding adenylosuccinate lyase, with the protein MSTQALKAISPIDGRYASKTASLIPFFSEEALIKYRVQVEIEYFIALVSLPLPQLTSFDTSLFSDLRKLYTEFSTEHAEHIKNTEKVTNHDVKAVEYFIKEQFDALGLEQYKEFIHFGLTSQDINNTAIPLSLKDAMNECYVPQLFAVKDKLKELAVEWADIPMLARTHGQPASPTRLGKEIEVFVVRLEEQFDLLNNIKSAAKFGGATGNFNAHKVAYPSVDWKAFGTSFVQEQLGLHHSFPTTQIEHYDHMAALFDCMKRINTILIDLDRDIWTYVSMDYFKQKIKKGEVGSSAMPHKVNPIDFENSEGNLGIANAIFEHLSSKLPVSRLQRDLTDSTVLRNIGVPIGHTLIAFQSTLKGLNKLLLNETKFSEDLENNWAVVAEAIQTILRREAYPNPYEALKGLTRTNEAITKDSIAAFIETLEVSEAIKAEMRVITPANYTGI; encoded by the coding sequence ATGTCTACACAAGCCCTTAAAGCCATTTCACCAATAGATGGTCGGTATGCCTCTAAAACAGCTTCACTTATTCCTTTCTTTTCAGAAGAAGCGCTTATAAAATATCGGGTGCAAGTGGAGATTGAATACTTTATTGCGTTAGTTTCATTACCCTTACCACAATTGACTTCTTTTGACACCTCGCTATTTTCTGACCTTCGGAAATTGTATACCGAATTTTCTACCGAGCATGCCGAACATATAAAAAACACAGAAAAGGTCACAAACCATGATGTAAAGGCTGTTGAATACTTTATAAAAGAGCAATTTGACGCGCTTGGGCTAGAACAGTACAAAGAATTTATTCACTTCGGGCTTACATCTCAGGACATTAATAATACGGCCATACCACTTTCACTGAAAGATGCTATGAACGAATGTTATGTACCTCAATTGTTTGCAGTAAAAGACAAGCTAAAAGAACTTGCGGTAGAATGGGCAGACATACCTATGTTAGCTCGTACGCACGGACAACCTGCTTCTCCTACTCGTTTAGGGAAGGAAATTGAAGTTTTTGTGGTACGTCTAGAAGAACAATTCGATTTATTAAACAATATAAAAAGTGCGGCAAAATTTGGTGGTGCTACCGGAAATTTTAATGCGCATAAAGTTGCTTATCCTTCTGTAGACTGGAAAGCCTTTGGTACGTCTTTTGTACAAGAGCAGCTAGGATTACATCATTCGTTTCCTACCACACAGATTGAACACTACGATCATATGGCGGCATTGTTTGATTGTATGAAACGTATTAATACAATTTTAATAGATTTAGATCGAGATATATGGACCTATGTCTCTATGGACTATTTTAAGCAGAAAATTAAAAAAGGGGAAGTAGGATCTTCTGCGATGCCTCACAAAGTAAATCCGATTGATTTTGAAAATAGTGAAGGGAATTTAGGAATTGCCAATGCCATTTTTGAGCATCTCTCTTCAAAACTACCGGTGAGTAGATTACAACGTGATTTAACCGATAGTACGGTACTTAGAAATATTGGTGTACCTATTGGGCATACACTCATAGCATTTCAATCTACCTTAAAAGGTTTAAACAAACTATTGTTGAATGAAACTAAATTTTCCGAAGATCTAGAAAATAATTGGGCGGTTGTAGCAGAGGCTATTCAGACTATTCTTAGAAGAGAAGCGTATCCAAACCCATATGAAGCTCTCAAAGGGCTTACAAGAACCAACGAAGCGATAACAAAAGATTCAATTGCCGCTTTTATTGAAACCTTAGAAGTTTCCGAAGCCATAAAAGCAGAAATGCGTGTTATTACACCAGCCAATTATACAGGTATTTAA
- a CDS encoding SIR2 family NAD-dependent protein deacylase — protein MKIAVLTGAGISAESGLKTFRDSNGLWEGHDVMSVASPEGFKRNPELVLDFYNQRRRQLLEVTPNAAHKALAALEAEHDVTIVTQNVDDLHERAGSSNVLHLHGELLKVRSTFDEQLVLDWKTDLNLGDFCEHNHQLRPHIVWFGEAVPLIEVAAEIVAAADAVLIIGTSMQVYPAAGLIQYARPDARCFFVDPNPSINSNAQLTVFSENATTGVPKAIEALENNI, from the coding sequence ATGAAAATAGCTGTACTAACTGGGGCAGGCATAAGTGCCGAGAGCGGACTTAAAACTTTTCGCGATAGCAATGGTCTTTGGGAGGGTCATGATGTAATGTCTGTTGCTTCGCCCGAAGGATTTAAAAGAAATCCTGAGCTTGTTCTAGATTTCTATAACCAACGTCGCAGACAATTATTAGAAGTAACACCCAACGCAGCCCACAAGGCCTTAGCAGCTTTAGAAGCTGAGCACGATGTTACTATTGTTACCCAAAATGTAGACGATTTACACGAGCGTGCTGGTAGTAGTAATGTGTTACACTTACACGGAGAACTTCTTAAAGTACGTAGCACTTTTGATGAGCAATTAGTACTTGACTGGAAAACAGACCTCAACTTAGGAGATTTTTGCGAACACAATCATCAATTACGTCCGCATATAGTATGGTTTGGCGAAGCTGTTCCCCTTATTGAAGTTGCTGCCGAAATAGTAGCAGCAGCAGATGCTGTGCTTATTATTGGCACTTCTATGCAGGTGTATCCAGCTGCGGGTTTAATTCAGTACGCCAGACCCGATGCGCGCTGTTTTTTTGTAGATCCTAATCCATCCATTAACAGCAATGCGCAACTAACCGTTTTTTCTGAAAATGCAACGACAGGTGTACCAAAAGCAATTGAAGCCCTAGAAAATAACATATAA
- a CDS encoding TrmH family RNA methyltransferase gives MDIELFNYLQTYLTDRRKQLFKSVLAKRTRHFTVVTEDVYQLHNTSAVMRTCDVFGIQDLYVVEEKLGKRIDKEIAMGAQKWVTLKRKNNIQECMADLKQKGYQLIATTPHNDSTYLHDFDITKKAAFFFGKESEGLSDTMMEAADGFLKIPMHGFTESLNISVSAAIVLQDVVTRLKQTTINWELSEEEKLEIEMDWTLKTIKSAKEITERFYADKNS, from the coding sequence GTGGATATTGAATTATTTAATTACTTACAAACCTATTTAACCGATCGCCGAAAGCAACTTTTTAAATCGGTATTGGCAAAACGAACACGCCATTTTACAGTAGTAACAGAAGATGTTTATCAGCTACATAATACCAGCGCCGTAATGCGTACTTGCGATGTGTTTGGAATTCAAGATTTGTATGTGGTAGAGGAAAAATTAGGTAAGCGAATTGATAAAGAAATTGCCATGGGCGCTCAAAAATGGGTGACCCTGAAAAGAAAAAACAACATACAAGAGTGTATGGCAGATTTAAAACAAAAAGGCTATCAGTTAATTGCAACAACGCCACATAACGATTCTACATACTTACACGACTTTGATATCACTAAGAAAGCGGCTTTTTTCTTCGGAAAGGAGAGCGAAGGTTTAAGTGATACAATGATGGAAGCTGCCGACGGATTTCTAAAAATACCGATGCATGGCTTTACTGAAAGTTTAAATATTTCGGTGTCTGCGGCTATTGTTTTGCAGGATGTTGTCACTCGACTCAAGCAAACAACTATTAACTGGGAACTTTCCGAAGAAGAGAAGCTAGAAATTGAAATGGATTGGACTTTAAAAACAATAAAAAGCGCCAAAGAAATTACAGAGCGTTTCTATGCCGATAAAAATAGCTAA
- a CDS encoding non-canonical purine NTP diphosphatase, protein MKLVFATHNQNKFKEVQLLLPNHIELLSLTDIGCIEDIPETADTIEGNAVLKTEHIRNHYGLNCFADDTGLEVSALNGEPGVYSARYAGENKSSEDNIDKLLKNLSNVTDRSARFKTAIALSMDLQSVLFLGICEGSIIKTRRGDKGFGYDPIFLPDGYTETFAEMSLSEKSRIGHRGKAMRQLIEYLTKG, encoded by the coding sequence ATGAAACTTGTCTTCGCTACGCACAATCAGAATAAATTCAAAGAAGTGCAATTGCTATTGCCCAATCATATAGAGCTACTGAGTCTTACCGATATTGGTTGTATCGAAGATATTCCTGAAACGGCAGATACTATTGAAGGCAATGCAGTTTTAAAAACAGAACACATTCGCAATCATTACGGGTTAAATTGTTTTGCAGATGATACGGGTCTAGAAGTTTCTGCCCTAAACGGTGAGCCTGGAGTCTACAGCGCACGTTATGCTGGCGAAAACAAAAGTTCTGAAGACAACATCGATAAATTATTAAAGAACCTTAGCAACGTAACAGACCGGTCGGCACGGTTTAAAACAGCTATCGCACTTTCTATGGATTTACAATCGGTGCTGTTTTTAGGTATTTGTGAAGGTAGCATTATTAAAACGCGAAGAGGAGATAAAGGTTTTGGGTATGATCCTATCTTCCTTCCAGATGGTTATACTGAAACTTTTGCTGAAATGAGCTTGTCTGAAAAAAGTAGGATAGGCCACAGAGGAAAGGCAATGCGACAGCTTATTGAATACTTAACGAAGGGTTAG
- a CDS encoding DEAD/DEAH box helicase: protein MTFLDLGLEENLLQAITDMGFETPSEVQEKAIPILLQENTDLVALAQTGTGKTAAFGFPMLQKIEVESRTTQGLILSPTRELCMQITNEMNNYGKHLKGLNVVAIYGGASITEQARQIKKGAQIIVATPGRMKDMIGRRMIDISKIEYCVLDEADEMLNMGFYEDITEILSHSPEDKSTWLFSATMPKEVSTIAKKFMHNPVEVTVGSKNVGSENVSHEYYTVNARDRYQALKRLADANPEIFSVVFCRTKRDTQKVAEQLIADGYSAGAIHGDLSQNQRDIVMKQFRSRQIQMMVATDVAARGIDVDDITHVINYQLPDEIETYTHRSGRTGRAGKEGISMVIVSKSEARKIRQIEKIIQQKFQQKEIPSGMEICEKQLMHLANNIKETEINHDIDVYLPQINAALEDFSKEELIKKFFSVEFTRFYNYYQKAKDLNVSPGDMSGSDNKDTVRFFLNVGSRDDFDWMSLKDFLKDILSLGQDEVYRVDVKDNFSFFNVDTKHKDLVLGIFTDFTLEGRNVNVEISTDTGRSGGGRGKGRGRSGGSFKGGRDRGKRSDDRRGRRGDDKGKRGGFKKGGGFKKKSDSGSGEEFKSKFSGKRRGKSKPDNKGTGGRRRRG, encoded by the coding sequence ATGACATTTTTAGATTTAGGCCTAGAAGAAAATCTTCTACAGGCTATTACCGATATGGGCTTTGAAACCCCAAGTGAGGTACAAGAAAAAGCAATCCCAATTTTACTACAAGAAAACACAGACCTCGTGGCACTCGCCCAAACAGGTACTGGGAAAACAGCAGCATTCGGATTTCCTATGCTTCAGAAGATTGAAGTAGAAAGCAGAACAACACAAGGACTTATTCTTTCACCTACGCGTGAGTTGTGTATGCAAATTACCAACGAAATGAATAACTACGGAAAGCACCTTAAAGGTTTAAACGTAGTAGCCATTTATGGAGGAGCGAGTATTACAGAACAAGCGAGACAGATTAAAAAAGGGGCACAAATTATCGTGGCAACCCCAGGGAGAATGAAAGATATGATTGGTCGTAGAATGATCGATATCTCCAAAATAGAATATTGCGTGCTAGATGAAGCAGATGAAATGCTAAACATGGGCTTCTATGAGGATATTACTGAAATATTATCGCACTCTCCAGAAGATAAAAGTACATGGCTATTTAGCGCTACGATGCCAAAAGAGGTGTCAACCATTGCTAAAAAGTTCATGCATAACCCGGTTGAAGTTACGGTAGGTTCTAAAAACGTAGGCTCAGAAAATGTGTCTCATGAATATTATACGGTAAACGCCAGAGATAGATATCAAGCACTGAAACGTTTGGCAGATGCAAATCCCGAAATTTTCTCGGTGGTGTTTTGTAGAACTAAGCGCGATACGCAAAAAGTAGCAGAGCAACTTATAGCAGATGGATACAGCGCAGGAGCAATTCATGGTGATTTAAGTCAGAACCAGCGCGATATTGTGATGAAACAATTTAGAAGTCGTCAAATACAAATGATGGTGGCTACAGATGTTGCAGCACGTGGTATAGATGTAGATGATATTACCCATGTAATAAATTATCAGCTTCCAGACGAAATTGAAACCTATACCCACCGTAGTGGCCGTACAGGTCGGGCTGGAAAGGAAGGAATTTCTATGGTGATTGTTTCAAAAAGTGAAGCGAGAAAAATCAGGCAGATAGAAAAAATCATCCAACAGAAATTTCAGCAGAAAGAAATTCCTTCTGGAATGGAAATTTGTGAGAAGCAGTTAATGCACCTCGCCAACAATATAAAGGAGACTGAAATTAACCACGATATTGATGTATACCTACCACAAATAAATGCTGCTCTCGAAGATTTCAGCAAAGAAGAGCTAATTAAAAAGTTTTTTTCGGTAGAATTTACTCGTTTCTATAACTATTATCAAAAAGCAAAAGACTTGAATGTTTCACCAGGAGACATGTCTGGTTCAGATAATAAAGACACAGTGCGTTTCTTTTTAAACGTAGGATCTCGAGACGATTTCGACTGGATGAGCTTAAAAGATTTCTTAAAAGATATTTTAAGCCTAGGTCAAGATGAGGTATACAGAGTAGATGTAAAAGACAACTTTTCATTTTTTAATGTAGATACAAAACACAAAGATTTAGTGTTAGGTATTTTCACCGATTTTACGTTAGAAGGAAGAAATGTTAACGTTGAAATCTCTACAGACACAGGTCGTAGTGGAGGCGGCAGAGGTAAAGGCCGTGGTAGAAGTGGTGGTTCTTTTAAAGGAGGACGCGACAGAGGCAAAAGAAGCGACGATCGTCGTGGAAGAAGAGGTGATGATAAAGGAAAAAGAGGTGGCTTCAAGAAAGGTGGCGGCTTTAAAAAGAAGAGTGATTCTGGTTCTGGAGAGGAGTTTAAATCAAAATTCTCTGGTAAACGACGCGGTAAATCGAAGCCAGACAACAAAGGTACTGGTGGTAGACGCCGTCGTGGATAA
- a CDS encoding carboxypeptidase-like regulatory domain-containing protein, which translates to MKKLLFLLTFLLSLTAWSQEPELIEGKVLNSANDEPLENVNIVNLNSVRGATTTEDGSFKVRAAVNDTLYFSYLGFKSIRVRVTNDWLRFGDIKVKMTELGIALEEVVIRPVQLTGYIEVDAKLIPVYDDYRYRIEGIGSGYEGGDKSPGAVSKVLSSIFNPADFLYNVFGKRPKQMRKLRKMKEDDEIKNLLQSKYDRETLMAVLQLEKVDIDEILNKCNYSKNFITTANDLQILDAISDCYEEYRVLNRGKE; encoded by the coding sequence ATGAAGAAATTACTTTTTTTACTTACATTTTTACTTTCCCTAACGGCTTGGTCTCAAGAACCTGAACTTATAGAGGGAAAAGTGCTCAACAGTGCAAATGACGAGCCGCTTGAAAATGTAAATATTGTAAATCTAAATAGCGTTCGCGGTGCTACGACAACAGAGGATGGATCTTTTAAAGTTCGCGCTGCGGTAAATGACACCTTGTATTTTAGCTATTTAGGGTTTAAGAGCATTCGTGTAAGAGTTACAAATGACTGGCTGCGTTTTGGCGATATTAAGGTTAAAATGACCGAGTTAGGTATTGCGCTAGAAGAGGTGGTTATTCGTCCCGTTCAACTTACTGGATATATAGAGGTAGATGCAAAATTAATTCCTGTGTACGACGATTATCGATACAGAATTGAGGGCATTGGCTCAGGGTACGAAGGCGGAGATAAGTCGCCAGGAGCGGTTTCTAAAGTTTTAAGCAGCATTTTTAATCCAGCCGATTTCTTATATAATGTCTTCGGAAAGCGTCCTAAACAGATGCGCAAACTGCGTAAGATGAAGGAAGACGATGAGATTAAAAACTTACTTCAATCGAAGTATGACCGCGAAACTTTAATGGCCGTACTACAACTTGAAAAGGTTGATATTGATGAAATCTTGAATAAATGCAATTATTCCAAAAATTTTATCACTACTGCAAACGATTTGCAAATTTTAGATGCTATTAGCGATTGCTACGAAGAATACCGTGTACTTAATCGCGGTAAAGAGTAG
- a CDS encoding aldehyde dehydrogenase family protein has product METHLAIQRTFFNTQATKDISFRIAQLDKLNKLLKDNEQLLYDAIYKDFKKSEFDTYTSELSLIYHDIKDAKNNLKSWARNERKPTNIINWPASSYVQKDPLGVCLIIGAWNYPYQLSFAPAVAALAAGNTVILKPSELPLNTSNVMAKLVNGAFNPEIFKVVEGGVPETTELLAQNFDKIFFTGSTKVGKIVYQAAAKNLIPVTLELGGKSPAFITKDCNLKMTAKRLVWAKFLNAGQTCIAPDYVLVDKCIENEFLQAVTAEIEKEQFSFHNHNYVQIINNANFERLKAMIPDQKVFFGGETKASDRYIAPTILHNITFEDACMQEEIFGPILPVISYDNLDDAIVEVQKFPKALSAYVFTSSSSIRKKVFNTLSFGGGMVNDAVMHITNSNLPFGGVGNSGIGSYHGEAGFNCFSHRKSIIKKGTWLELPLKYFPHSSSRLKWIKRFLKL; this is encoded by the coding sequence ATGGAGACGCATTTAGCAATACAACGTACATTTTTTAACACTCAGGCTACCAAAGATATTTCCTTTAGAATAGCACAATTAGATAAACTGAACAAGCTTCTAAAAGACAATGAACAGTTGCTTTATGATGCTATTTACAAGGATTTTAAAAAATCTGAATTCGATACCTATACCAGCGAGCTATCTTTAATCTATCATGATATAAAAGACGCTAAAAATAACCTGAAGAGTTGGGCGAGAAACGAACGTAAACCAACTAATATTATTAATTGGCCAGCTAGCAGTTACGTGCAAAAAGATCCGCTGGGGGTTTGTTTAATTATTGGCGCATGGAATTATCCCTATCAACTTTCTTTTGCTCCAGCAGTCGCTGCTTTGGCGGCAGGGAACACAGTTATTCTCAAACCAAGTGAGTTGCCTTTAAACACAAGTAATGTAATGGCTAAGCTTGTTAATGGAGCTTTTAACCCAGAAATTTTCAAGGTTGTAGAAGGTGGTGTTCCAGAAACTACAGAATTGCTAGCGCAAAATTTCGATAAGATATTTTTTACGGGAAGTACTAAAGTGGGTAAAATCGTGTATCAAGCTGCCGCTAAAAATTTAATTCCTGTGACCTTAGAGTTGGGTGGAAAAAGTCCAGCGTTTATTACTAAAGATTGTAACTTAAAAATGACAGCCAAACGTTTGGTTTGGGCAAAATTTTTAAATGCTGGTCAGACCTGCATTGCACCAGATTACGTACTTGTAGATAAATGTATCGAAAATGAATTCTTGCAGGCTGTTACTGCTGAAATAGAAAAAGAACAATTTTCTTTTCATAACCATAACTACGTTCAGATTATTAATAATGCAAATTTTGAGCGCTTAAAAGCGATGATTCCTGACCAAAAAGTGTTTTTTGGCGGAGAAACAAAGGCCTCAGATAGATACATTGCACCCACAATCTTACACAACATTACCTTTGAAGATGCTTGTATGCAGGAAGAAATATTTGGCCCTATTTTACCAGTGATATCATACGATAATCTAGATGACGCAATAGTCGAAGTTCAAAAATTTCCGAAGGCACTCTCGGCCTATGTTTTTACATCTTCCTCTAGCATTCGAAAAAAAGTATTCAACACCTTATCTTTTGGGGGTGGTATGGTGAACGATGCAGTAATGCATATAACCAATAGCAATTTGCCTTTTGGCGGTGTTGGAAATAGCGGCATTGGGAGTTATCATGGCGAGGCTGGATTTAATTGTTTTTCGCATCGAAAGAGTATCATTAAAAAAGGTACTTGGCTAGAATTACCGCTTAAATATTTTCCACATTCATCGTCTCGTTTAAAATGGATTAAGCGATTTTTGAAACTTTAG
- a CDS encoding DUF6122 family protein encodes MLQTSIHYGLHFLVPVAFAYIFYQSNWKQVSLILLATMLVDLDHLFATPIFDPERCSIGFHYLHSYWAIGVYILLLFFKKTRIVAIGLVWHMITDAIDCYWMG; translated from the coding sequence ATGTTACAGACTAGCATACATTATGGTCTTCATTTTTTGGTGCCTGTTGCCTTTGCCTATATCTTTTACCAAAGTAATTGGAAACAAGTATCGCTAATTTTACTCGCAACCATGTTGGTAGACCTAGACCACTTATTCGCGACCCCAATTTTTGACCCTGAGCGCTGTAGCATTGGGTTTCATTACTTACATAGCTATTGGGCAATTGGTGTATACATACTACTCCTCTTTTTTAAGAAGACCAGAATTGTTGCTATCGGACTCGTATGGCATATGATTACCGATGCCATAGATTGTTATTGGATGGGGTGA
- the rlmH gene encoding 23S rRNA (pseudouridine(1915)-N(3))-methyltransferase RlmH — protein MKITLLAIGKTDDKDLQRLIALYSKRLGHYISFTSEIILDIKNSKNLSEEQQKQLEGVEILKKVAPNEALILLDEKGKTYTSEGFATFLQKKMNSGLKNLVFVIGGPYGFSQEIYARANGKISLSSMTFSHQMVRLFFVEQLYRAFTILRNEPYHHR, from the coding sequence ATGAAAATTACCTTGCTCGCCATAGGAAAGACAGACGATAAAGATTTACAGCGTCTAATTGCCCTCTATTCAAAACGATTGGGGCATTATATCTCTTTTACTTCGGAAATTATCTTAGACATTAAAAATTCAAAGAACCTTTCCGAAGAACAACAAAAACAATTAGAAGGTGTAGAAATACTAAAAAAAGTAGCCCCTAATGAAGCCTTAATCTTACTAGACGAAAAAGGCAAAACGTACACTTCTGAAGGATTTGCAACATTCTTACAGAAAAAGATGAACAGCGGTTTAAAAAATCTAGTTTTTGTAATTGGTGGTCCGTACGGATTTAGCCAAGAAATCTACGCTCGTGCTAATGGTAAGATTTCATTGTCTTCAATGACCTTTTCGCACCAAATGGTTCGCTTATTTTTTGTTGAACAATTATACAGAGCATTTACCATCTTACGAAACGAGCCGTATCATCATAGATGA